A genomic stretch from Enterobacter dykesii includes:
- a CDS encoding MFS transporter, protein MATTMKIPSRELWSYFGYGLGQCFSFGLVGSFINYFYTDVLGISALAASTIFLIARAWDAVHDPLFASIMDTINSRFGKFRHFLLIAPLLITGVTLLSFYKIEADMTTKILYAGVTYILWGTLYAISDIPFWSMSSVMTNDSGQRTRAVTAAMLGVNAGIACANIFFPKLAAYFAQYSNDKGYFMAALVMMLVGLPLMLNGFMQIKERVPPSPEKVTIRDTFHNLRQNKPLFIVLLSFFFCVFHNVAGGLYIYFFINNLGDGSLQMAIGVMGIVAAVLCLVAPMLTRQMQKRKLFMILCGLDVAVRVVMWFVGYQQVTMLFILLGLSTLFVMMTNILTSSMIADTIEYAEYHTHKRCAAITFSGQTFTGKMSVAVGGGLIGVFLTMIGYVPQAQIQSESVLSGLFFGICLLPAIGSLIRMGFMSRFTFTEEKHAEICRLLAARRLIREGERGSEEQGLRPMQVN, encoded by the coding sequence ATGGCAACGACAATGAAAATACCGTCTCGCGAGCTGTGGTCCTATTTTGGCTATGGTCTAGGTCAGTGTTTTAGCTTTGGTTTAGTGGGTTCGTTTATTAACTATTTTTACACCGACGTGCTGGGGATCTCGGCGCTGGCGGCGAGCACCATCTTCCTGATTGCCCGCGCCTGGGATGCGGTTCACGATCCGCTTTTTGCCAGCATTATGGACACCATTAACAGCCGGTTCGGCAAGTTTCGCCACTTTTTGCTGATCGCCCCGCTGCTGATCACCGGCGTCACGCTGCTGTCGTTCTATAAAATCGAAGCGGACATGACCACCAAAATCCTCTACGCCGGGGTGACCTACATCCTGTGGGGGACGCTGTACGCCATCTCCGATATCCCGTTCTGGTCGATGTCGTCGGTGATGACCAACGACTCCGGGCAGCGCACCCGCGCGGTAACGGCGGCGATGCTCGGGGTGAACGCGGGGATCGCCTGCGCCAACATCTTCTTCCCGAAGCTGGCGGCCTACTTTGCCCAGTACAGCAATGACAAAGGCTACTTTATGGCGGCGCTGGTGATGATGCTGGTGGGCCTGCCGCTGATGCTCAACGGCTTTATGCAGATCAAAGAGCGCGTGCCGCCGAGCCCGGAAAAGGTGACCATTCGCGACACCTTCCACAATCTGCGCCAGAACAAGCCGCTGTTTATCGTCCTGCTGTCGTTCTTCTTCTGCGTGTTCCACAACGTGGCGGGCGGTCTCTATATCTATTTCTTTATCAACAACCTGGGCGACGGCAGCCTGCAGATGGCGATTGGCGTGATGGGGATCGTGGCGGCGGTGCTGTGCCTGGTCGCCCCGATGCTGACGCGGCAGATGCAGAAGCGGAAGCTGTTTATGATCCTCTGCGGGCTGGACGTGGCGGTGCGCGTGGTGATGTGGTTTGTCGGGTATCAGCAGGTGACGATGCTGTTTATTCTGCTCGGCCTGAGCACGCTGTTCGTGATGATGACCAACATCCTCACCTCGTCGATGATTGCCGACACCATCGAGTACGCTGAGTACCACACCCACAAGCGCTGCGCGGCGATCACCTTCTCCGGGCAGACCTTTACCGGCAAGATGTCGGTGGCGGTGGGCGGCGGGTTAATCGGCGTGTTTCTGACGATGATCGGCTACGTGCCGCAGGCGCAAATCCAGAGCGAGAGCGTCCTGTCGGGGCTGTTCTTCGGGATTTGTCTGCTGCCAGCGATAGGGTCGCTGATCCGAATGGGCTTTATGTCGCGCTTTACCTTTACCGAGGAGAAGCACGCGGAGATTTGTCGGCTGCTGGCGGCGCGCAGGTTGATTAGGGAAGGGGAGCGGGGTAGCGAAGAGCAGGGCCTTCGTCCTATGCAGGTAAATTAA
- a CDS encoding ATP-dependent Clp protease proteolytic subunit produces the protein MHYTLKESDKEKAEGSNGAGALQQKLLESRSIVISGEINQELAQKVITQMILLQSVSNDPIKLYINSQGGHVEAGDTIHDFIKFIRPEVHVIGTGWVASAGITIFLAAKKEHRYSLPNTRFMIHQPLGGVRGQATDIEIEAREIIRMLDRVNKLIADATGQPLEKVKKDTDRNFWMSPAEALDYGIVGKLITHYDELKLD, from the coding sequence ATGCACTACACACTGAAAGAAAGCGACAAGGAAAAAGCGGAAGGGTCAAACGGCGCGGGCGCTCTGCAGCAAAAACTGCTGGAGTCCCGTTCGATTGTGATCTCCGGTGAGATCAACCAGGAGCTGGCGCAGAAGGTCATCACCCAGATGATCCTGCTGCAAAGCGTCAGTAACGATCCGATCAAGCTGTACATCAACAGCCAGGGCGGCCACGTGGAAGCGGGCGATACCATCCACGACTTCATCAAGTTCATCCGCCCGGAAGTGCACGTCATCGGCACCGGCTGGGTGGCGAGCGCCGGGATCACCATCTTCCTGGCGGCGAAAAAAGAGCACCGCTACTCGCTGCCAAATACCCGCTTTATGATCCACCAGCCGCTGGGCGGCGTGCGCGGTCAGGCAACGGATATTGAGATCGAGGCGCGCGAGATCATCCGCATGCTGGATCGCGTGAACAAGCTGATCGCCGACGCGACCGGCCAGCCGCTGGAAAAAGTGAAAAAAGACACCGATCGCAACTTCTGGATGTCTCCGGCAGAAGCGCTGGACTACGGCATCGTGGGCAAACTGATTACCCATTATGACGAGCTGAAGCTGGATTAA
- a CDS encoding cupin domain-containing protein: MAYQLNLNWPEFLEKYWQKQPVVLKNAFPNFVDPITPDELAGLAMEPEVDSRLVSHFNGKWQASNGPFEHFDDLGETGWSLLAQAVNHWHMPAAELVRPFRVLPDWRLDDLMISFSVPGGGVGPHIDQYDVFIIQGMGSRRWRVGDKLPMRQFCPHPALLHVDPFDPIIDEDLAPGDILYIPPGFPHDGFTHETALNYSVGFRGPNGRDLISSFADYALENDLGGEHYSDPDLTCREHPGRVEQYELDRIRQMMIDMIGKPDDFTKWFGSFVSTPRHELDIAAAEPPYAPEEVLDALQGGETLSRLSGLRVLNVNGSFFINSEQLETIDAKAADALCRYTELGQAELGDALNNPAFVEELTGLINQGYWYFDE, from the coding sequence ATGGCGTATCAACTGAACCTGAACTGGCCGGAATTTCTTGAGAAATACTGGCAAAAACAACCCGTAGTGCTGAAAAATGCCTTCCCGAACTTTGTCGACCCGATTACCCCGGACGAGCTGGCAGGGCTGGCGATGGAGCCGGAAGTCGATAGCCGTCTGGTGAGCCATTTCAACGGCAAATGGCAGGCCAGCAACGGGCCGTTTGAGCACTTTGACGATCTGGGCGAAACCGGCTGGTCGCTGCTGGCGCAGGCGGTGAACCACTGGCATATGCCCGCGGCGGAGCTGGTGCGTCCGTTCCGCGTTCTGCCGGACTGGCGTCTGGATGACCTGATGATCTCCTTCTCCGTGCCGGGCGGCGGCGTGGGTCCGCATATCGACCAGTACGACGTGTTTATCATTCAGGGGATGGGCAGCCGCCGTTGGCGCGTGGGTGACAAGCTGCCGATGCGTCAGTTCTGCCCGCATCCGGCGCTGCTGCATGTCGATCCGTTTGATCCGATCATCGACGAAGATCTGGCCCCGGGCGATATCCTCTATATCCCGCCTGGATTCCCGCACGACGGCTTTACCCATGAGACGGCGCTCAACTACTCCGTCGGTTTCCGCGGGCCGAACGGTCGCGATCTGATCAGCAGCTTCGCCGATTACGCGCTGGAAAACGATCTAGGCGGCGAGCACTACAGCGATCCGGATCTGACCTGTCGCGAACACCCGGGCCGCGTGGAGCAGTACGAGCTCGATCGCATTCGTCAGATGATGATCGACATGATCGGCAAGCCTGATGATTTCACGAAGTGGTTCGGCAGCTTTGTTTCGACGCCGCGCCACGAGCTGGATATCGCCGCCGCCGAGCCGCCGTACGCGCCGGAAGAGGTGCTGGACGCGCTGCAGGGCGGCGAAACGTTGTCTCGCCTGAGCGGCCTGCGCGTGCTGAACGTTAACGGCAGCTTCTTCATCAACAGCGAACAGCTGGAGACGATAGACGCGAAGGCGGCGGATGCGCTGTGCCGCTACACCGAACTCGGCCAGGCTGAGCTGGGCGATGCGCTGAATAACCCGGCGTTTGTTGAGGAGCTCACCGGGCTGATTAACCAGGGGTACTGGTACTTCGACGAGTAG
- a CDS encoding LacI family DNA-binding transcriptional regulator, whose translation MKRKTKVTMNDIARAAGVSQATVSLVLNQSRNIKLSDDTRQRVISVATELGYDRLPAVHAPRNQEEIALLVSSMQSFDPFIDAISQAREAAWRNETLLTVYDYGDDIELALNIIRQLEKRNCIGIILASPVTTLVDMTAFQDCTRIPLVLLNQRDPGSPLLPSFIPDDYANAFQVTKHLIACGATRIAHITGESWMEASRQRLAGYQAALQQAGLACDDGLVRQTNWQFSESFTATASLLELAERPDAIFCASDWLAIGCYQALAVNGVRIPQDMLLAGYDDQKISEQLTPPLTSIQLPYSELGRLAVEYLCNQEDAATHVTLAGRLKVRASSLV comes from the coding sequence ATGAAGCGAAAAACGAAAGTGACGATGAACGATATTGCGCGGGCGGCAGGGGTGTCGCAGGCGACGGTATCGCTGGTGCTTAACCAGTCCCGCAACATCAAGCTCAGCGACGACACCCGCCAGCGGGTGATTAGCGTCGCCACCGAGCTCGGCTACGACCGCCTCCCCGCCGTTCACGCCCCGCGCAACCAGGAAGAGATCGCCCTGCTGGTGAGCTCCATGCAGAGCTTCGACCCGTTTATCGACGCCATCAGCCAGGCGCGGGAAGCGGCGTGGCGCAACGAGACCCTGCTCACCGTCTACGACTACGGCGACGACATCGAGCTGGCGCTAAACATCATTCGCCAGCTGGAGAAGCGCAACTGCATCGGGATTATTCTCGCGTCTCCGGTCACCACGCTGGTGGACATGACGGCCTTCCAGGACTGCACCCGCATCCCGCTTGTGTTGCTCAACCAGCGCGACCCCGGCTCGCCGCTGCTGCCGTCGTTTATCCCGGATGACTACGCCAACGCTTTCCAGGTCACTAAACACCTCATCGCCTGCGGGGCCACGCGCATCGCCCACATCACCGGCGAGAGCTGGATGGAGGCCTCGCGCCAGCGTCTGGCGGGCTACCAGGCGGCGCTGCAGCAGGCCGGACTCGCGTGCGACGATGGCCTGGTGCGGCAGACCAACTGGCAGTTCAGCGAGTCCTTTACCGCGACGGCTTCGCTGCTGGAACTGGCCGAGCGCCCGGACGCCATCTTCTGCGCCAGCGACTGGCTGGCGATAGGCTGCTATCAGGCGCTGGCGGTGAACGGCGTGCGCATCCCGCAAGACATGCTGCTGGCGGGCTACGACGACCAGAAGATTTCCGAACAGCTCACCCCGCCGCTGACCAGTATCCAACTGCCCTACAGCGAGCTGGGACGGCTGGCGGTGGAGTACCTGTGCAATCAGGAAGATGCCGCCACGCACGTGACGCTGGCGGGCAGGCTGAAGGTACGCGCCTCAAGCCTCGTCTGA
- a CDS encoding VOC family protein, protein MNIAHVALWTRSLNAQVQFWETVFGGRSNERYVSKNRPGFESHFITLDNGPTIELMTLPDLPDAPAHPEFIGWAHIAINVGSKATVDSMAEQARSAGTLLGAPRMTGDGFYEAVIADPDGNRIELVGESTG, encoded by the coding sequence ATGAATATTGCCCATGTCGCACTCTGGACCCGCAGCCTGAACGCGCAGGTTCAGTTCTGGGAAACGGTGTTTGGTGGCCGCAGTAACGAACGCTACGTCAGTAAAAATCGTCCCGGTTTCGAATCACACTTTATTACGCTGGATAACGGGCCGACCATCGAGCTGATGACGCTGCCGGATCTGCCGGATGCTCCTGCCCACCCGGAGTTTATCGGCTGGGCGCATATCGCCATAAATGTGGGCAGCAAAGCAACGGTGGACAGCATGGCGGAGCAGGCTCGCTCAGCGGGTACGTTACTCGGCGCACCGCGCATGACCGGAGATGGATTTTATGAAGCGGTCATTGCAGATCCGGACGGAAACCGGATTGAGCTTGTGGGTGAGTCCACCGGTTAA
- a CDS encoding helix-turn-helix transcriptional regulator, whose protein sequence is MLQSENTSAKRLFFVEDFQLFGERYGIDYRFPQLKDAVATRSPVLQGDVEEMTLSSGVSLTHSDVRVLQPYETTSRHSSPLYMLVVLEGCVTLTLRGNEYVVRSGMAFSACLSEEQIMSARHDADSTLKTLSFGVYPNDARHESLLETLLLEWQSRNAPAVVWHVPGFVLSGIQHAQQQGVCALSRRLLLEGLMYQLLGHGLNQYQQHRPCRPEHARLERVRCMLEQSPEQNHSLAELAALAAMSQSSLRSKFRQRYGCTLFDYLRDCRLALARRYLLEGYSVQQAAWMCGYQHATNFSTAYRRRYGISPGEVRKTQ, encoded by the coding sequence ATGCTCCAGAGTGAAAATACATCAGCGAAACGCCTGTTTTTTGTTGAGGATTTTCAGCTATTCGGCGAGCGCTATGGCATCGACTATCGTTTTCCCCAGCTAAAAGATGCAGTCGCCACCCGCAGTCCCGTTCTCCAGGGGGACGTGGAAGAGATGACGCTCTCCTCGGGCGTTTCCCTGACCCACTCCGACGTTCGCGTGTTACAACCTTACGAAACGACCTCTCGCCACAGCAGCCCGCTCTATATGCTGGTCGTGCTGGAAGGGTGCGTCACGCTAACGCTCCGCGGTAACGAGTATGTCGTGCGGTCGGGTATGGCCTTCAGCGCCTGCCTCAGTGAAGAGCAGATTATGAGCGCGCGGCACGATGCGGACAGTACCCTGAAGACGCTCTCGTTTGGCGTGTACCCCAATGACGCCAGGCATGAAAGCCTGCTGGAAACATTGCTGCTGGAGTGGCAAAGCCGGAATGCGCCTGCCGTTGTCTGGCACGTTCCCGGATTCGTGCTCTCCGGCATTCAGCATGCACAGCAGCAGGGCGTATGCGCGTTATCACGCAGACTGCTGCTAGAGGGGCTGATGTATCAACTGCTTGGCCATGGCCTGAATCAGTACCAGCAACACCGTCCCTGTCGACCGGAGCATGCGCGTCTGGAACGCGTACGGTGCATGCTGGAACAGTCGCCTGAACAGAATCACTCCCTTGCCGAGCTAGCCGCCCTCGCGGCAATGAGCCAAAGCAGCCTGCGCAGCAAGTTCCGCCAGCGCTATGGCTGCACGCTGTTTGATTATCTCCGCGACTGTCGTCTCGCGCTGGCCCGGCGCTATCTGCTGGAAGGCTATAGCGTACAGCAGGCGGCGTGGATGTGCGGCTACCAGCATGCCACAAATTTCTCTACCGCATATCGTCGCCGCTACGGTATTTCGCCCGGTGAGGTACGTAAAACGCAGTAA
- a CDS encoding cellulase family glycosylhydrolase: MKERWSREQAQAWYEQKGWLCGFNYLPSTAVNWTDIWQEETFDAETIERELGWAAEAGYNTLRINLPFIVWEHDRDGLMARIDRFLTMADGHGFSTMLTLMDDCGFSGDEPYLGPQKPPVPGKHNSQAAASPGRDRVCDPDCWADIERYIRDVVRQFREDKRVLLWDLYNEPGNRGIFASGTQEVQYDAKLETCAHALMKLAFQWVREEDPTQPLTVCAWRLPPEEEGETFFQHPLDQTALALSDVVSFHAYTHTGRMTAIIQQLQKLGRPLFCTEWLARHVGSTIEEQLPLMYAAKVAPYQWGLVRGKTQTWLPWPVVMKESTDYCRLWFHDVFEENGIPFSRREIALMQQLRKIAP, encoded by the coding sequence ATGAAAGAGCGGTGGAGCAGGGAGCAGGCACAGGCGTGGTACGAGCAAAAGGGCTGGCTGTGCGGGTTTAACTATCTGCCGTCGACGGCGGTGAACTGGACCGATATCTGGCAGGAAGAGACCTTCGATGCCGAAACCATCGAGCGCGAGCTGGGCTGGGCGGCGGAGGCGGGCTATAACACCCTGCGCATCAACCTGCCGTTTATCGTCTGGGAGCACGACCGCGACGGGCTGATGGCGCGCATCGACCGCTTTTTGACGATGGCCGACGGTCATGGCTTCAGCACCATGCTGACCCTGATGGACGACTGCGGCTTCTCCGGCGACGAGCCGTACCTCGGCCCGCAAAAGCCGCCCGTGCCGGGCAAGCACAACAGCCAGGCGGCGGCGAGCCCGGGGCGCGACAGGGTGTGCGATCCCGACTGCTGGGCAGACATTGAGCGCTATATCCGCGACGTTGTCCGCCAGTTCCGCGAGGATAAGCGCGTGCTGCTGTGGGATCTCTATAACGAGCCGGGCAATCGCGGCATTTTCGCCTCCGGCACGCAGGAGGTGCAGTACGACGCGAAGCTGGAGACCTGCGCCCACGCGCTGATGAAGCTCGCATTCCAGTGGGTGCGTGAAGAAGACCCTACCCAGCCGCTCACCGTCTGCGCGTGGCGTCTGCCGCCGGAGGAGGAGGGCGAGACGTTCTTCCAGCATCCTCTGGACCAGACCGCGCTGGCGCTCTCGGACGTGGTGAGCTTCCACGCCTACACCCACACCGGCCGCATGACGGCGATTATCCAGCAGCTGCAAAAGCTCGGTCGCCCGCTATTCTGCACCGAATGGCTGGCGCGCCACGTGGGCAGCACCATCGAAGAGCAGCTTCCGCTGATGTACGCGGCGAAGGTCGCGCCGTACCAGTGGGGGCTGGTGCGCGGCAAAACCCAGACGTGGCTGCCGTGGCCGGTGGTGATGAAGGAGTCCACGGACTACTGCCGCCTCTGGTTCCACGACGTGTTCGAGGAGAACGGCATTCCGTTCTCGCGCCGTGAAATCGCATTAATGCAGCAGCTGCGCAAGATCGCCCCGTAA